The segment TATATTGTTGAGGAACAACCAAGAAAGGTTTGAAGGTTAACATGAGCCCAATGACCTCGGTCAGATTCAGTAGAAGAAATACCATCTGGTCACCTGCACAACGTTGAATTTCCAATTTATGATCAAATAAACATTACAAAGCACCGATGTATACATACCTAATTTAAAGCACTGTAGTAAATGGTTGCCACACACAGTTGATGGTTTCTAAAAATGCATTGGAGTATTTACCAGGAAAAAATGCCGCATGTTGTCTCTTTTGTGCCCAAGAGAATCTGCAACCACAGGTTTTGAACAGTCAGTCCTTTTCTTCTTCAAACGAGTTTACAGTTTCATAACAACATGTTCATCTTCAGGCTTCAGGCAACAACTATTCACTAAATTGGGAAGGACGAACTAGCCACCAACATTTTTATGACCACAGTTTTTTCTCCTGCTCTATTCATTGAAATTGGCACAATCCAAGTGccggttcgttaaaaaaaaaatccctctaATCTTTTGCAAATTGCACACTGACAATTATGTTGGCCATAAATCTATTGTTCAATCTTGGAAAGTGATACTGAGTCTATTGTTCAATCCAGGAGATGTAGACAGCAACATTTGTACTTACATGACACCTGCCCCAGCCGGAGCAACAGCCTTGAACAAGGACATGGCTGTTGTGGCTATTCCGTTTGCAGCACCCCGTTGCCCTTGTGGCTGTCAAAATGAtgcaattttcaaaaattaaatttattttaaattagtgtatcagaaaattttcttttcttttttgaggcTATCAGACAATAGTCAATTGAGATAAGTTCGACAAGTACCACTGCTTTGTTTTGCAGAAGAGAGGTGCCCGTAATTATAGTTATCTGATCAACATTACGAAATATCAGTATCTTGTTATCTTCAAATATGCTATgtgaataataaataaattaaattatctagcaagattttttatatttattatagaATGGCAACTAACTATTTGCAGTGAAGTGCTaactaattttatatgggtTAAATTTCAGAACTGTAAGCTCATGGATATTTTTCCTCAACCTCtcttttgaattaaaaaaatggcATTTATTTTCACATCCCAACCTTTTGGTCGTGTCACCCACAGTCTCTCTGAACAATTGTGCAATAGTACTTTTGCTATGAAAATTTTCATGGTGTTGTGGTATTAGTTTTCCATGCCTCCATGAGTGGCACAACCAAAATGTTCATTAAAAAAGTACCTAAGAATTTgtacttaaatatttttttaactaaaaaaaactaagttcATAAAGTACTTACAGCTAGAACACTTTTGATCATTGCTGCACTATAAAGGGCCACACCAAGTCTTATTCCTGATAAGTGTGTCATAAAGGGATAAGCAGCAATTATTGGTACAGATAGTGCCTGCAATGCTAAAGGTCAGCTGATAAAAGCAAAGTAGTAACCAATAATATTTTAaactcttttcttttaaaactcACAGTTACCAATAACAAGTAaactgtaaaaaatatataagaaatactGAAATTTAGTAACTCACCGCTGCAATGCGGGTTGAGTTGATAGGTCCAAGAATTTTATCAACCCAACCATAGATAAAAAGCTGATATACAAGAAGGCTGGCACCTACAATGTAACAAAGGAGATGTTTATCTTCCGAACCAATATGTTAGAGCTCAACATTAAATGCAAACACCCTGATCCTGTGATTAAAGAATTGAATATGCTTAAAATTTGTAGGAAAGAAATTGATTGAATTTGACTTACCTGCCACTGCAAGAACTTGCCCGACATCTTTAGATGAAAAGCTGAGTCCACCGTATTTTCTATCACTTACAGTCCACAGAGAAAATATctgatgttaaaaaaaataatgtttagaAAATGACATTTCCAGATAGCATATTAGATTCTTGCACGACTACAcacttttatttatatattataaaatagatCAATACTTTATAAACTAAAATCTAACTAATCTGCTAATACATAGGTATCTTAATATGGAACTTACAGAGATACATGATTAAACAGAAAAAAAGTTGGCATGGATAAATATGAAATGATTATTACAGCAAATGCATTTCAGCTTATTTTTAGAGCAAGAAACATGAATATCCATCCTTATTGAGAAAAGCATGACAACTATTTGATATAGAGAGTTTATATTTGGCGTGCATAATTATTTATATTCTTACATAGATATTGAGCAGTCAATATGTAATAATAATTTCTTATCACATTAGTAACTGTAACTAAGTACCTCACTATATGCTGTGTCATGAAGGGAGAACACACAATAAGTGATAATAGATGACATCAATGGCCAATTTCTGAATAAGCTTTTCTGATGTGATTCTGCACTTTCTTGAGTAGAAGCTTCAGCTGTCTCCACTCCCACTTCAAGGCCTTTATGCTTATGTAGGGTCTCCTGTTTAGTTGATCAAAGAAATATGCAGTCATAAAAAATGATAACAGAGATAAAGTCATGTGCAAGGTTTAAAAAGGGTTGGTAGACCAGGCACATGGATCATGCAGTTAGTTTGGATATATATCTTGGTTCTTTTTGTCATCCAACATGACAGACTTATGTAGAAACAGGTCATAACAAAATTCTTGCAGatacaaatataatatataatcttAATAATACAACTTAACAAATAGTAGGTAATACATACCGGTAGCCATATACAGCTTAGGAGGACCAAGAGAGCAAAAAGTGATATACAAAGGCAGGGTAGAAGATATGGAAATCTGCATAATTTGCGATCACACATTTACAATTGCAAACTATCTCATTGAACATGAAGAACcgatttttaatagaaaataccTCCCAAATATTGACTTCTCGTGAAAAAGATGAGGATATTGTTTGACAGGCTGGTAgtaagaaagaaaaaggtaaGTATAAATACTCATTTTGATCGATCGTTGACAAAGAAGGAAAAGATATCTATGA is part of the Oryza glaberrima chromosome 12, OglaRS2, whole genome shotgun sequence genome and harbors:
- the LOC127757029 gene encoding protein ZINC INDUCED FACILITATOR-LIKE 1-like, producing MSEPPATKVYHDGCPGCAIEQRKEEHKGIPYKEFLFVGITTLASSLPISSLFPFLYFMIRDLHVARTEEDIGFYAGFLGASYMIGRGFASILWGMVADRIGRKPVIIFSIFAVIVLNTLFGLSVKYWMAVTTRFLLGALNGLLAPIKAYSIEVCRAEHQALGLSIVSTAWGIGLVVGPAIGGYLAQPVKQYPHLFHEKSIFGRFPYLLPCLCISLFALLVLLSCIWLPETLHKHKGLEVGVETAEASTQESAESHQKSLFRNWPLMSSIITYCVFSLHDTAYSEIFSLWTVSDRKYGGLSFSSKDVGQVLAVAGASLLVYQLFIYGWVDKILGPINSTRIAAALSVPIIAAYPFMTHLSGIRLGVALYSAAMIKSVLAITIITGTSLLQNKAVPQGQRGAANGIATTAMSLFKAVAPAGAGVIFSWAQKRQHAAFFPGDQMVFLLLNLTEVIGLMLTFKPFLVVPQQYK